One segment of Heterodontus francisci isolate sHetFra1 chromosome 28, sHetFra1.hap1, whole genome shotgun sequence DNA contains the following:
- the LOC137345187 gene encoding probable G-protein coupled receptor 139 produces the protein MGQPAILVIKDIYYPILAAVAVPVNLMTIVILSRRNCGLSNCISVYMVAMATADLLVMIINVVLYHIFSSNFPLSFLSHTPVCKFILYMAAVNLDLSIWFTVSFTFDRFVVICYQKFKIRHCTESTAAAVIATLSVLILLKNFPFLFAYEPQQIINTAQWGCRSRVAFFSSSLGKAYIWFHTAWVVWVPFALIALFNSLTIRRILVASRVRRELLHPTSDNQCDPEMVNRRKSIILLFSISGSFILLWLTAVISFAMTGLVNSNYYRGDRTNPGYIATETGTMLKFLSSCPNTFVYAVIQRKFREELKKVLKSPVKLILRTIKN, from the exons ATGGGGCAACCAGCTATTCTGGTGATAAAGGATATTTACTACCCAATTCTCGCAGCTGTTGCTGTTCCAG TGAACTTGATGACAATTGTGATTCTATCCCGAAGAAACTGTGGCCTTTCTAATTGTATCTCTGTttacatggtggccatggcaacagcggatctactaGTCATGATCATCAATGTAGTATTGTACCATATTTTCAGTTCTAACTTTCCACTTTCATTTCTGTCCCACACTCCCGTGTGTAAGTTTATTCTATATATGGCTGCTGTCAACCTTGATTTGTCTATTTGGTTTACTgtctccttcacatttgaccgATTTGTAGTTATTTGCTACCAGAAGTTTAAAATAAGGCATTGTACAGAGAGTACTGCAGCTGCCGTTATAGCAACATTATCTGTTCTGATTTTATTAAAGAACTTTCCATTTTTGTTTGCTTACGAACCCCAGCAAATAATTAACACAGCGCAGTGGGGCTGCAGGTCACGTGTAGCTTTTTTCTCTTCATCTCTCGGTAAAGCCTACATTTGGTTTCATACTGCCTGGGTCGTTTGGGTTCCTTTTGCTTTAATTGCCTTGTTCAATTCGTTAACAATCAGACGTATTTTAGTAGCTAGCAGAGTCCGAAGGGAACTCCTGCATCCTACAAGTGACAATCAATGTGATCCAGAGATGGTGaaccgaagaaaatccatcattttattATTCAGCATAtcaggcagttttatactgttgtggctgACGGCTGTCATCAGTTTCGCAATGACTGGACTGGTAAACAGCAATTATTACCGAGGTGACCGCACAAACCCTGGATATATAGCCACAGAAACCGGAACTATGTTGAAGTTTTTGAGTTCCTGTCCAAACACATTCGTTTATGCAGTGATCCAGAGGaaatttagagaggaactgaagaaggtGCTGAAATCTCCCGTGAAATTGATACTAAGGAcgattaaaaattaa